One Trichormus variabilis 0441 genomic window, GGAGAATTTCACTTGGTTGCAGTACTTGTGAAAGGGTCTTGAGCAAATGCTGACGATCTTCAGCAGGAAGGTGATCAAACCAGGAACTCTCTTGCAAACGTTGACGTAATTCCTCGTAATACTGATAATTGGTGAAGTGTTCGATGTAAGTATTTTGTCCACAACCAACAAACACACCGATATTATCAGGGCGATATTTGCCGCCGTAGCCTGCCTGTTGTAGAGCCTGCATCGAAAGCTCTAGGAACAACCTTTGTTGGGGGTCCATCGCCGTAGCTTCCTTGGGAGAGATGCCAAAGAACATCGGGTCAAAGTCGAAGGGACTATTTACAAAGCATCCCCGTTTGGATATTTTTGCTTGTGGAGAGTTTCCTTTGGCTTCAAAGTAGTGTTGGTTAAACCAACGGTCTTGAGGCACATCTTGAATGACGGAGCGCCCTGCATTGAGTAAATCCCAATACTGTTCTAAGTTATCGGCTCCTGGTATTTTACAAGCCATGCCGATGATAGCAATGTCTTGTTCAGGAACATCTTGGTATTTTTCCTGGGGAGCGACATTTGGGGGCGCTGATTTTTCGGTTTGTGGGCTAGATGTTTCTTCTGGAGCGATCACCAAAGGTGGGGCGTAGTCCATCGCACTCGTGCTAGTCTTCACAGAATAACCGTACTTGCTTTGTAAATAATCTACCAGGTCATCTGGTGTTTGATATTCAAACAGTAAAGTCGGAAATAATTCCTCACCCAGAGTTGTCCCTAAATGTTGGACAACTTCTACAGTGCCAACAGAATCTAACCCCATTTCTTGGAAAGTTTTGTGTCCTTCCACCTGTGCTTCCGGAATACGTAGATGTTGCAGCAAAACTTCTCGGACAAGCTGTCGCAGATTGCGAGGTTTAGCTTGTGATTGGCTTGCGGAGGATTTTGGTGCTATTTCTGGGGTGGCTTGAGCAATTAAGTCAATGATGTGAATTACAGGGGAAGCATCCAAAGATAGCGCCTGAATAAAGGCATTAGCAGCCGGCTCTGGTTCCAGAGGATTTAAACCTTTGGATCTTACCATTAATAAAGTTGATGCGCCTAAAAGAGCGCCCATACCGCGATCGCTCCATAGGGAATAATTCAGAGCTAGGGAGCGTCCTTGACCGCCATGCTGTGTGCGGTAGATGGCGTAACTATCGAGAAAAGTATTGGCTGCGGCATAATCGCCCATACCAGTTCCCCATTCGGCTTTAGAAGCGGAAACCGAGGACAATAACACAAAGTATTTCAGGGGTTCGTTACGGGTAACAGTATCGAGGATGATGGTTCCCTGGACTTTCGGAGCTAAAACTTTGGTGACTGAGGCGGGTTGTTTTTGCAGTAGTTTAAATGTGCTGTGGTCAACTGCACCCGCCGCATGGATGACTCCATCCAGATTACCAAAGCGGGACTTGATGCTCTCGATTAATTGCTTCATCCCCAAGGCATCCGTCACATCCACAGCCTGATACATGACTGTAGCTCCGAGTTGCTCTAATTGCTGAATTGCCTGGATACGTTGCTGGGTAGACGCATCATGACTAGCAGATTGCCATTCTTGTTTGGGGGGGAGGGGATGGCGACCTGTTAGCACCAAATTGATGGGTACTTGTCGAACCATAGCTAAGGCTATTTCTGTCCCGACAGCACTAGTACCACCAGTAATCAACCAAGTTTCTCCTGCCGACAAAGGTAGAGAATTGTTCTCTGTAGGTACATTAATTTTTGCCAGGGTACGGCTCAATCGTTGACCATCACGGATAGCAACGATACCTTCACCAGTAGGGGTTGCCTTCATTTCCTGGAACAAAATATCGGCTAATTTTTCTGGCAGATAAACATCTTGGTTAAAATCTACGACTTTGGCTTGAATTTGAGGATTTTCTTGTGCCACCACCTGCGCCAGTACACCTGCCATAGACTGATGTACACCGTGTAAGGAATCATTTGGAGATATTGGATAAGCACCTTGAGTTACCACTAAGAAATTGAGGGGAGAGGCTGGGTAATGTTTAACTAGCGCCTGTGTCAAAAACAAAAGACTGTAAACGCGTTCATTGAGTAGGCGGTCATTTTCTAGTAGTTGTTCTGGGGATGTTGCCCACAAACTATAGTTCCACAGATGCACGGCTGCGGTGACTGTCACACCCTGTGCTTTGATATTTTGGATCAGTTGTTCGTAGTCGGCAACGGATGCTGGATTTATAGTAAAGTGTCCTGCTGTTTGGGTGAAGCTCTCCCCTGGGGTGACAAAATATGTCGTGTACTTTTTAGCGTCGAAGAGCTTTGCTAAATTTTCCCCTACTTGGTGGCGATCGCTAAAGATCAAAATTGCCCCTGAAGGAATATCTTGAGATTGGCTCAACACCTCTGGAGTCCATTGCCAACTATGAAACCAATTCGATGGTACAGAAAGCGGAATTTTTGGCAAAGCTTTGGGGGGAATAGCTGAAGTAAAACCTAACCCCCCAGCCCCCTTCCCTTGTAGGGAAGGGGGAGAATTCAAAGCCTCTCTCCTCGTAGGAGAGAGGTTTGGAGAGAGGTTTTCCACCCAGTAGCGTTGGCGTTGAAATGGGTAGGTTGGTAGTGCCAGGCGGCGACGCTGATAACCTTGGTCAAATGCAGTCCAATTGATTTTTATCCCCCTGATGTACAACTCACTTAAACTAGCAAGCAATTGTGACCAGTCTGGTTGTCCTTTTTTCAGAGAAGTTAGCCAAGTACCTGCACCTTCTGGCAAGCATCTTTTACCCATGCCTACTAATGTGGTACTCGGCCCCATTTCTACAAAGATTTCATACCCTTGTTCATGTAGCGTCTTGATGCCGGCATAAAATCTTACTCCCTCTCTAAGATGCTGTCGCCAGTAAGCTGCATGGGGAATTTCGTTGGGTTTTAGTATTTGTCCAGTCAAATTCGAGATGAGGGGAATACGCGGCGCTTGAAACTGCACCGAGCTAGCTATCTGCTCAAAGGGATCGAGGATACTAGCCATTAAAGGGGAGTGGAACGCGTGGGAAACCTGCAATGGTTGGGCGTTAATTCCTTGAGTTGCCAATTCTTTCAGCACAGATTGGACTGCTTCTCTGGCTCCAGAAATAACAATATTTTCTGGGCCATTAATCCCGGCAATTGCCACTTGCCCTGTGTAAGCAGCTAAAATGCCATTCATCCGTGCTTCATTGGTGAACACTGCCGCCATCATGCCATTTTGGGGTAGAGATTGAATTAAACGCCCCCTCTCGGCGATTAATTTCAGCCCATCTTCCAAGCTGAACACTCCAGCAACGCAAGCGGCTACATATTCACCCACGCTGTGACCCATGACTGCATCTGGTACAATTCCCCAAGATTTCCACATTTCAGCGAGGGAGTACTCTAAAGCAAACAGTGCTGGTTGAGTATATGCTGTTTCATTCAAAGGGGAAGTAACATCAGATGTGGGGTAAAGTACTGACAACAAAGGCTGCTGGAGATAGGGACGCAAAATCTCATCGCATCGGTCTAAAGTCTTACGGAACGTCGGCTGAGTTTCGTAAAGTTGTCGTCCCATTTCCACGTATTGAGAGCCTTGTCCTGTAAACAGGAATACAACTTTGGAACGCTTCTTCTGTACTTGACCACTGACTGACGTGCTGGTCTGCTTTTGGCTAGCAAAAGCGGTTAGTTGTTCGCGCAAGTCTGCGTTAGATGCAGCGACAACAGCAAGACGGTGTTCAAAATGCGATCGCCCGGTGTTGGCTGTAAAACAAATATCTGCTAAAGATGTTTCTGGATGGGATGTTAAAAAAGATTCATAGCGGCTAGCCATTGCCAGTAGTGCTGCCTCAGTTTTGGCCGATAAACTTAGCAGGTGGAGTGGACGCTCAGTTTTCGGCAGCTCTAATTTCAATTCCGGTGCTTCTTCGATAATCAGATGGGCATTAGTGCCACTCATACCAAAAGAACTAACCCCAGCCAAGCGTTTCCCGTTAACTGCCGGCCACGGAGTTGGCTTAGTTGGCACAGCAACTGCCAGTTTGTCCCAAGGAATATGAGGACTGGGCTGTTGTAAATGCAGATGTGGCGGTATCTCTGCATTTTGTAAAGCCAGCACCACTTTCATTAAACTGGCAACTCCCGCAGCAGATTCTAAGTGACCCAACTGAGTTTTCACCGAACCAATCAACAATGGTTGCTCTGGAGAACGTCCTTGACACAACACTGAGCCTAAAGCTCTCACTTCTATGGGATCTCCCAAAGATGTGCCTGTACCGTGGGTTTCTACATAACTAATTTGTTCTGGTGCTACCTTAGCGTTGGTGAGCGCCTGATTAATCAACTTCTCTTGAGCTAGCCCATTCGGTACTGTCAAACCACTGCTAGCACCGTCGTGATTAACTGCCGAGCCTCGTACCACAGCCAAAATATTATCATTGTTAGCGATCGCATCTGATAAACGCTTGAGTACGACTATGCCGCAGCCTTCTCCACGTACATAACCATCGGCTTTGGCATCAAAGGTCTTACAACGACCATCTGGAGCCAGCGCCCTCATTCTACTCAGACCAATAGAAGCTTCCGGTGCTAAGATCAAGTTGACTCCACCCGCTAAAGCCATATTGCACTCACCTGAACGCAAGCTCTGACAAGCCAGGTGAACTGCTAGCAACGAAGAAGAACAAGCTGTGTCTAACTGCATCACAGGGCCTTGCAAGCCCAAGACATAAGCTAGGCGACCGATGGCAATACTCCGAGCATTTCCTAAACTGCTGTAAGCATCAATGCGGTGATGATCTCCAGAATATAGGTTAAAGCGGGAATAATCTTCCATAAAGAGTCCCATAAAGACTCCCGTCTGGCTGCCGTTTAATTCCTCTGGGGATTGTCCGGCGTTTTCTATTGCTTCCCAGCCCACCTCCAGCAGTAGCCGATGCTGGGGGTCCATGCTGGCTGCTTCTAGAGGGGAAAGTCCAAAGAAATGGGGATCAAATTGATCTACCTGTTTAATAAACCCACCATATCGGGTGTAAATTTTCCCCAGAGTGTTGGGATTTGCATTGTAATACTCATCCACGTCCCATCTGTCAGCCGGAACTTCAGTGATAGTGTCTACCCCATTGTGGAGTAATTCCCAGAATTTCTCAGGGTAGTCGGCTCCCCCAGGAAAGCGACAGTTCATGCCAATAATGGCGATTGGTGCTGTTTTGGCATTCTCCACTGCGTCCAACTTGGCACGCATTTCTTTTAAGGCTAAAACTGAACGTTGTAATGGAGATAATTGGTTAATGTCTGAAGTGTGACTCATTTTAAGAAATTGCGTAATTAATAGACAAAGAAATTGAGTCTGAAGCCAGACTCATTTAGCTGTGTAAGTAAATAAAAGAATGTCTTTTGTAGACTTATCGGAGTTAAGCAGGTGATTTACGCAAGTTCACAAGTAAAATTACTTCAGACACCAAGCAAAGCCTCTAATTCTTGGTCAACTAATGCTGCTAATTCGTCTTCAGAATATTGCTGAATATCTATTAACAAATCAGTTTGCTCTTCAGCCTCTATTTGCGGCTCCACCACAACTGGCTCGGCTACAGTCAAGGAAATTATATTGTTGAGCAGATATTCAGCTAAAGATTCAATTGTGGGATATTCAAAGGTCAAAGTTGAAGGCAGAGAATTTCCTAAGCTGGTTTCCAGTCGGTTCTTCAACTCGATGGACATGAGAGAGTCCATCCCCATATCGAAAAATCCCTGTTGCGGATTTGGTTGATAGGATGCTTCAAACCTGAGAACTTGGGCAACCTCAGTTTGAATGTAAGCAATTAAAACATTTTGGCGATCGCTAGCAATATTTTCCTCTAATTGACGCAGCAGTTCAAGTTGTTTGCCTGATTGTGCAGAATTGCTTTGTGGCTGGGTTTGGGGAGCTAAATCAGCAATTAAAGGTGCTGCGCCTCCTGGTGGGAATTGCTGGAGGAATTTCTCCCAATTGACTGACATCACACCAACTTGGGTGGCATCTTGTCTCAATAAATCTCCCAGTAGTTGCAATCCCAATTCTGAGGATATAGTAGCAAAACCACTCTCAGCTATGCGCTTTTGGCTACGACTATCTAAATCTGCTGCCATCCCAACTTCTGCCCAAGGCCCCCAGTTAATGCTCAAACCAGGTAAACCCAAACCTCGACGATAATGAACTAAGGCATCCATGAAGGCATTAGCGGCTGCATAGTTTCCTTGGCTGGGTGAACCAAGTAATGAAGCGACCGAGGAGAAGCAGACAAAGAAATCTAAAGGTAGGTCTTTGGTTAATGTGTGCAGGTTCCATGCGCCTTGCACTTTGGGCGCTAGGACTTTAGCAAAGCGGCTCCAATTTTGTTGCAATAATACCCCGTCATCTAAAACACCAGCCGCGTGAAAAATGCCTCTAAGGGGTGGATAGTTAGTTTTGATGGCTTCTAACATCTGAGCCACATCTTCCGGGTTGGACACATCTGCTGTGACAACTAGAACTTTTGCCCCTGCTTGCTGTAGTTGATTGATAGCTACTTGAGTATCACCAACCACTCCGCGCCTGCCGGTTAAAACTAAGTTTTTGGCTCCTTGTGCTACCATCCACTGAGCAACTTGCAGCCCTAGCGCCCCTAGACCACCTGTAATCAAATAAGTCACATCTTCACCAATTGCCAGTTGATTCGTGGGGGTTTGAGCTTGGCGACGCACCAACCGGGAGACTTTCCGCACTCCTTGACGGAATGCTACTTCGTCTTCTTGGTCTGGGAACAACAACTCTGCTAATAATTCTTCAATTTCGTTCCCATTACCAACTGGGTCTAAATCCAACCGCACACATGACAATTCTGGATGTTCCAAGGAAATAACACGTCCCAAGCCCCACAAAGCAGCTTGATTTATGGCTAAGGAATCAGACATTGGCTCTACTGGCTGGGTTC contains:
- a CDS encoding type I polyketide synthase, producing MSHTSDINQLSPLQRSVLALKEMRAKLDAVENAKTAPIAIIGMNCRFPGGADYPEKFWELLHNGVDTITEVPADRWDVDEYYNANPNTLGKIYTRYGGFIKQVDQFDPHFFGLSPLEAASMDPQHRLLLEVGWEAIENAGQSPEELNGSQTGVFMGLFMEDYSRFNLYSGDHHRIDAYSSLGNARSIAIGRLAYVLGLQGPVMQLDTACSSSLLAVHLACQSLRSGECNMALAGGVNLILAPEASIGLSRMRALAPDGRCKTFDAKADGYVRGEGCGIVVLKRLSDAIANNDNILAVVRGSAVNHDGASSGLTVPNGLAQEKLINQALTNAKVAPEQISYVETHGTGTSLGDPIEVRALGSVLCQGRSPEQPLLIGSVKTQLGHLESAAGVASLMKVVLALQNAEIPPHLHLQQPSPHIPWDKLAVAVPTKPTPWPAVNGKRLAGVSSFGMSGTNAHLIIEEAPELKLELPKTERPLHLLSLSAKTEAALLAMASRYESFLTSHPETSLADICFTANTGRSHFEHRLAVVAASNADLREQLTAFASQKQTSTSVSGQVQKKRSKVVFLFTGQGSQYVEMGRQLYETQPTFRKTLDRCDEILRPYLQQPLLSVLYPTSDVTSPLNETAYTQPALFALEYSLAEMWKSWGIVPDAVMGHSVGEYVAACVAGVFSLEDGLKLIAERGRLIQSLPQNGMMAAVFTNEARMNGILAAYTGQVAIAGINGPENIVISGAREAVQSVLKELATQGINAQPLQVSHAFHSPLMASILDPFEQIASSVQFQAPRIPLISNLTGQILKPNEIPHAAYWRQHLREGVRFYAGIKTLHEQGYEIFVEMGPSTTLVGMGKRCLPEGAGTWLTSLKKGQPDWSQLLASLSELYIRGIKINWTAFDQGYQRRRLALPTYPFQRQRYWVENLSPNLSPTRREALNSPPSLQGKGAGGLGFTSAIPPKALPKIPLSVPSNWFHSWQWTPEVLSQSQDIPSGAILIFSDRHQVGENLAKLFDAKKYTTYFVTPGESFTQTAGHFTINPASVADYEQLIQNIKAQGVTVTAAVHLWNYSLWATSPEQLLENDRLLNERVYSLLFLTQALVKHYPASPLNFLVVTQGAYPISPNDSLHGVHQSMAGVLAQVVAQENPQIQAKVVDFNQDVYLPEKLADILFQEMKATPTGEGIVAIRDGQRLSRTLAKINVPTENNSLPLSAGETWLITGGTSAVGTEIALAMVRQVPINLVLTGRHPLPPKQEWQSASHDASTQQRIQAIQQLEQLGATVMYQAVDVTDALGMKQLIESIKSRFGNLDGVIHAAGAVDHSTFKLLQKQPASVTKVLAPKVQGTIILDTVTRNEPLKYFVLLSSVSASKAEWGTGMGDYAAANTFLDSYAIYRTQHGGQGRSLALNYSLWSDRGMGALLGASTLLMVRSKGLNPLEPEPAANAFIQALSLDASPVIHIIDLIAQATPEIAPKSSASQSQAKPRNLRQLVREVLLQHLRIPEAQVEGHKTFQEMGLDSVGTVEVVQHLGTTLGEELFPTLLFEYQTPDDLVDYLQSKYGYSVKTSTSAMDYAPPLVIAPEETSSPQTEKSAPPNVAPQEKYQDVPEQDIAIIGMACKIPGADNLEQYWDLLNAGRSVIQDVPQDRWFNQHYFEAKGNSPQAKISKRGCFVNSPFDFDPMFFGISPKEATAMDPQQRLFLELSMQALQQAGYGGKYRPDNIGVFVGCGQNTYIEHFTNYQYYEELRQRLQESSWFDHLPAEDRQHLLKTLSQVLQPSEILPESAAGNEVNELAARVSHCLNLKGPSMAVSTACSSSLVALHIACESLRSGQTGMAIVGGVNLNLSPSPFTFLRKAQALSLSGTCYPFDRRANGIVLGEGAGVLIIKPLKQALADGDLIHAVIKGSAVNNDGHSQGITAPNPKGQAEAIRQAYNSCGVDPRTISYIETHGTGTLLGDPVEVEGMTKAFRSFTDEKGFCTIGSVKSSIGHLLSASGIVSLIKVVLAMQHGKIPQTVGFEEPNPHINFADTPFTVAGKSIPWSPNGNPLRAGVNGFGFGGTNCHVILEESPVAANLQSQVTSSAPDLLCLTARNQQALQEVARQLRQHIIHHPEQESSQICFTQNNAQKELPYKAALVVNDRQHLLNYLEAICSAQTPADIYTGRANPQRTTPFHLILDGTSAIAPAEIETLGQRFPQFQVAYNSVRAGFHEMSEQAHIFAVQYAWGRLLMSLELQPTSLLVEKTGILAGATLRGMLTLEQAIALLLQIEGEKGLSVHDVSAKEQSASTWTCPLVTSQGIFSHADTISTDQLLALVQVSEQLNVDVCQDVISKESVYLHLGDSFALKEQLASLDELGVWIYLNKRQPVVERVLTSLARSYVAGIRFNSIPLFPQGLRRVLLPTYPFERKTYRVSLVDHTQENQATSIPAAELLPPRPESKHQLTVAQTRLLPIEQLSPLTDNQRQSSYAKLTEDLKIVDNRQQPRLVPMEQLSPLTDSQRQSSYAKLIEDLKIVDNRQQPRHPVAVTQNRLLPMEQLSPLTDSQRQSSYIKLAQDLQKFGKSVIGH